From Rhododendron vialii isolate Sample 1 chromosome 10a, ASM3025357v1, the proteins below share one genomic window:
- the LOC131304855 gene encoding homeobox-leucine zipper protein HAT5-like isoform X1, translated as MDSGRLFFDTSGYGNTLFFGNCDPIFRGTQSVMSVGETLKRRPFFSSPEELFDEEYYDEQWPDKKRRLTPEQVHLLEKSFEEDNKLEPERKTELAQKLGMQPRQVAVWFQNRRARWKTKQLERDFDRLKSSYESLLSDYNSISKQNEKLKAEVVYLSEKLQAEQVAGAPVAGQKPDPNPEDVPDFPPLQMNVKSEDRLSTGTSGSVVVDEDVLQLMDSGDSYFLNTDYPPYVAPMDGFQSEKEEGYFTDAFPVVEQHPEEAGEPLGSWVWS; from the exons GAACACAATCGGTGATGAGTGTGGGGGAAACCCTGAAGAGGCGACCTTTTTTCAGCTCGCCGGAGGAACTGTTCGACGAAGAATATTATGACGAGCAGTGGCCGGATAAGAAACGCCGCCTCACTCCTGAGCAG GTACACCTGCTGGAAAAGAGCTTTGAAGAAGATAACAAGCTGGAGCCAGAGCGCAAGACCGAGCTGGCACAAAAGCTGGGGATGCAGCCCAGGCAGGTGGCGGTGTGGTTCCAGAACCGCCGTGCAAGGTGGAAGACCAAACAGCTCGAAAGAGACTTCGATCGCCTCAAGTCATCGTATGAATCCCTTTTATCTGACTACAACTCCATTAGCAAGCAGAATGAGAAGCTCAAAGCTGAG GTTGTCTACTTGTCCGAGAAGCTGCAAGCAGAACAGGTGGCTGGAGCACCAGTAGCAGGTCAAAAACCAGACCCGAATCCGGAGGATGTGCCCGACTTTCCACCCCTCCAAATGAATGTAAAGTCAGAGGATCGCCTGAGCACCGGAACCAGTGGAAGTGTGGTTGTGGACGAGGATGTCCTGCAGCTTATGGACAGTGGTGACTCGTACTTCCTCAACACCGACTACCCACCGTATGTAGCCCCGATGGATGGGTTCCAATCAGAAAAGGAAGAGGGTTACTTCACTGATGCATTTCCGGTGGTGGAGCAACACCCTGAGGAGGCCGGAGAGCCGCTCGGCTCTTGGGTCTGGTCTTAA